The nucleotide window TTATGCTCTGGGCCAACCCGACGGGCTATGCTTCATACCTGGTGGGCAAAGGAGCCGAGCAAGCCTATATGGACACGATGATGTCCACGGCGACCGACTGGATGCTGCCTGCGATGGTGCTTGCCACCGTGGCCTGCGCCATCATAAGCGGGCTTCTGGGTATGCGCCTGCTGCACCGCCAGTTTGAAAAAGCCGGAATCACAGCCTAGGCGCACGCGTATGCCCAAAACGCGGAAGATTCCTGGAGCATCCCTGAGAAGAGATGGGACGCCGGGGAGGGGCGTGCGCCTCGATCCACGCGCCAAGCTCGCGTCAATCGCCGCCATGGCCGTCGCGGTGGCGCTGGCACCGAATATGCTTTGCGACTTCGCGCTCATGGGATTTGCCTTCGCCTTTGGAAGCATGTTGGGGCAGCTCCGGGTCTCTGCGGCCATGCTCGTTCTATATGCGCTGTTCATAACGCTCGCGCAGTTCGTCCCATACTTGGATGACGTGGGCCTGCGCACCATGTTCTCCTCGTTTCTTCTCCTGATGCGCAAGGTGTTCGCCTGCGGGCTCATGGCGTACGCCACGGTGAAGACCACGCACATAGACGAATTCATGAGCGCGCTGACGCGGATGAGAGTGCCCCGTGCGGTGACGATTCCTCTGGCCGTCGCCCTTCGCTACGTGCCGACCGTGCGCGAAGACTGGGGGTTCATCAAAGACGCCATGCGCATGCGCGGCATATCGCCAAGCCCGCTGGGGTTCATCCAGGCGCCGATGCGCACCATCGACTGCATCTACGTCCCCCTGCTCATGAGCGCGAGCCGCGCCGCCGACGAGCTTTCCATGGCCGCCGTGGCACGTGGCATTGAAAACCCCGTGGCGCGCACCTGCTATCTGCATATAGAGCTGCGGCGCGCGGATCTCCTGACGTTCGCGGCATCCCTCGCCGTCGTTGCGAGCATGCTCGTGATCAGGGCGGGCGCATGATCTCCTTCAGGCATGTCTCCTTCTCCTACGGCACGTCCCCCGCGGCCGATAACGCGGGGGTCAGGGACGTGTCGCTGTCCGTTGCTCCCGGCGAAGTCGTCGTGCTCTGCGGACGGTCGGGCTGCGGCAAGTCGACCCTGCTCAGACTCGCAAACGGCCTCGTGCCTCGCTTCTTTCCAGGAGAGAAGACCGGCCACGTCATGCTCGACGGCACCGACGTGGACGACCTTGCCACCTGGGAGATAGCGCAGCGGACGGGCTCGCTCTTCCAGAACCCACACACCCAGTTCTTCAACGTGGAGACCACGGGCGAAGTTGCGTTTGGGCTGGAGAGCGCGGGGTGGCCCGAAGGGAAGATCCGCCCCCGCGTGAGCGAGACCTTCGAGGAGCTTGGCCTTTCCACGCTGGCAGACCGCAGCATCTTCGAGCTTTCGGGCGGCGAACGCCAGAAGATCGCCTACGCGAGCATCTGGGCCCAACATCCCGCGAACCTACTGCTGGACGAGCCCACGAGCAATCTCGATCTGACCTCGATAGACGCCATGACGGCATTCGTGGGACACGCCAAGGAAAGAGGCTGCGCGATTCTCGTTGCCGAACACCGGCTCTCCTGGCTCGCCAACATCGCCGACAGGTACGTGTACCTGGAGAAAGGGAGCGTGGGGCGCGTCATGGAAGCGGCGGAGTTCGCGTCGCTCGACGCCCGGGAGGTCGAACGGATGGGGCTGCGCGCCCGCAGCACAGGCGAGATAGCCCCGCGCGCGAACCCTTCCGTGAACACGGATTCCCCTCGCGCGGGCGACGCGCTGCTCGCGACGCGGGCTCTCTCGGTCTCCTATGGTGCGGCCCCCGTCCTGCGCGGCGCGGCACTGGAGCTGCGCGCGGGCGAAATCGCGGCGCTGGTCGGCCGCAACGGAGCGGGCAAGACCACGCTGTGCCGGGTATTGTGCGGGTTCGAGCGTCGGACGCGGGGAGAGATCCTGCTCAATGGCACGACCGCCGCGCGCAGGGAACGCGTGCGCGTCTCGTCGATGGTGTTCCAGGATGTCAACTACCAGCTGTTCGCCGAGAGCGCGACCGAAGAGGTGACCTTCGGCCTGCCTCGGCGCAAGGCCGAGAGCGTGGACGTTGCGCGCGTCCTGTCCGAGCTCGACCTCGTCGCCTTGGGCGATCGGCACCCGGCCACCCTCTCGGGCGGGCAGAAGCAGCGTCTGGCCGTCGCGGCGTGCGTCGCCGCAGGAAAGCGCGTGCTCGTGTTCGACGAGCCCACGAGTGGCCTCGACCTCGACGGCATGCGACGTATAGCCCGGCTGCTCAGACGGCTCGCGGATCAGAGCCGTGCGCTCCTGGTGGTAACGCACGACCTGGAGCTCGTCGCGTGCGCCTGCGACCGGGTGCTGTGTGTGGAAGACGGCGCGCTACGCGCTCCGCTCGCGACCGCCGAGCAGTTCGATGCCGTGAAAGCTCTGATGGGTTCGGTCGTTTCCCGGTAAGGAGGATCTTCGTGGAAATCAGGAGGGGGGCAGACCCCGTCGCCCTCGTGTTCGCGTGGGCGGGGCGGCACCGGAGGTACCTGGTCGCCTCGGTTGTGTGCGCCACGCTGTCGGGCCTCTTGGTCGCAGTGCCCTATCTCGCCGTGTTCGATGTCATGAGCGCCGTCTACGGAGGCACGGCCACGGCCGACGCGATAGCGGTAGACGTCGCCATTCTCGCCGTGGGAATAGCCCTGCGCTTCGTCCTCTTCGCCTTCGCGGGCACGCTTTCGCACAAGGGCGCCTATGGGACGCTCTTCGACGTGCGCTGCCGCATCCTCGAACGTCTCTCGAAGGCCCCGCTCGGCGAGATGGACGAGCGCAGCACGGGCAAGATCAAGACGGTGCTCTCCGACGACGTGGAGAACCTCGAGCTCCTGCTCGCGCACAACCTGCCCGAGGCCTTGATGTACGGCGCAGGGCCCGTCGCGACCTTCGCCTTCCTGCTCTTCGCGAACGTGCCGCTCGCCTTGGCCACGCTCATCCCCGCCATTGCGGCGCTGGCGGTGCTCGTGTCGCTTTTCAAGGTCATGAGCTCGATCATGGGCCGTGCGACGAAGTCGCTCGAGGACATGAACTCCGTCATGGCGGAATACGTGAGCGGCATGCGCACCGTCAGGGCGCTCGACATGGGCACGCGTTCATTCGGGCGTTTCAGGAAGGCGGTGGACGAGGAAAACGCCGTGTGGTGCGAGATATCGCGTAAGACCGGCCCGGGATTCGCCTCCTACGTCATCATCATCGAAGCCGGGTTGCTCATCATGGTGCCGGCAGGGGCGTTCATGTTGACGAACGGCGCCATCGATGTCTCCACCTATCTTCTGTTCGCGTTCGTCGGATCGCTCTACCTCACCGAGATAAGGCTCCTGCAGAGCTTCGCCAACAAGCTCTCCCAAGTCTCCGCCAGCGCCGAGCGCGTTCAGGAGCTTTTGGATATCCCTGTGTTCGGCGGAGGCGTTCCGTTTCCTGACGACGCCTCCATCCGCCTCGACGGAGTGTCGTTCTCCTATGCCGATGACGCGCCCGAGGTGCTGCACGATGTCTCGCTCGACGTGGCGGTGGGCGAGCGGATCGCCATCGTGGGCGCGTCCGGCTCGGGCAAGTCGACCCTCATCCAGCTGATAGGGCGTTTCTACGACGTGACGTCGGGCAGCGTCTCCATCGGCGGTATCGACGTGCGACGCATCGACTACGACGACCTGCTGGCCCACGTGTCGGCGGTGTTCCAGAAGACCTTCCTTGCCAGCGGAACCATCCTGGAAAACATCCGTATGGGATCGGATGCCACGCTCGACGAGGTGCGTGCGGCCGCGCGGCGCGCGCAGGCCGACGACTTCATCCAGGCGCTGCCGCAAGGCTACGACACGCGCATGGGCACGTTGGGAGGTCGCCTTTCCGGCGGAGAGCGCCAGCGCATCGCTATCGCCCGCGCCATCTTGAAAGACGCCCCCATCCTGATCCTCGATGAAGCCACAAGCGCCGCCGACCCGGAAAACCAGGTGCTCATCGACCGGGCGATCGACAACCTGTGCGAAGGCAAGACGGTGCTCGTCGTGGCGCATCGACTCGACGTGGTTGACGGCTGCGACGCCGTCGCCGTGATGGAAGACGGGCGCATCACCTGCATGGGTCCGCACGACGCCGTGCTCGAGACAAGCTCCTATTACCGCAGCGCATGGGCCGCCTGGACGCGCTCGCGCTCCATGAGCTACCGCATCGGCGAAAAGGAGGGGCGCCATGTCCGATAAGGCTCGGGATGCTGCACGCAACCCGTTCGCGAAGAACCGGGATTTCTACCTCTCGTGCATCTGCACAATCGCAGAGGGCCTGCTCGGCGGTGCGAACTTCGTGCTCATCTGGATGGTGATGCACCAGGTGTTCGCAGGCGCCGTCGAGCTCGCTGCCCTTCTGCAGATCACCGGGATGCTCGTCGTCGTCTTCGCCGCGCGTCTTGCAATCTACCGCTTTGGATACGTACGCGGGCAGGTGGGCGGCGCCCACGTGAGTCACGACCTGCGCATCGCCTTGGGCGACGCCATCAAGCACATCCCGTTGTCGCATTTCGCGAAGCGCTCGAGCGGGCAATACCTGCAGGCGCTCACAGTCAACGTGAACGATTACGAGCAGATTCTCACCCACCGCACGGGTGACATCGTGAGAGGGGCGGTGCTGGCGACGACGGTCTGCGCGTTCACATTCTGGCTCTATGCGCCGGCTGGCATCGTGATCGCATGCTCGTTCCTATCGCTCGTCCCCGCTGTCGCGCTCTCGTGGCGCCAAGTCAGGGCCTTCGGACCCCGCAAGGACGAGGTGCGCGCGAGCAGTTCGAGCGCCATCATGGAACACGTCGATGGCATGCAGACCTTGCGCGCCTACGGGGTCGCGGGCGTGCACAACCGCTCCATCGTGGAGAGCATGCGTGCGTTCTCGCACGTGAGCTACGTATACGAACGAGCGATCATCCCGGTCGGGGCCGTATGGTCCATCTTCGCGGGCCTTGCCCAGCCCCTCCTCGTGTGGATGTGCTATAGCGCATGGACGGCAGGGACGCTGCCCGTCGAATCTTTTTTGCTCATCGCCATGTTGCCCCTGTTCACCCTCAAGCTCGGAAGCGCCCTGTTCATCGACCTGACCGCCTACCGCAACCTCGAGATCGCCAGACGCAACATCGCGTCCGTGCTTGAAGAGCCTGAGGAGACTGGCAGTTTCGACGACATGCCTATGCAAGGTACGGGCATCGAGCTTGCGCACGTGGGGTTCTCCTATGGGGATGGCCCGGCCGTGCTCGAGGACTTTGATCTGACCATCCCCGAAGGAAGGCTGACGGCGCTTGTGGGCGATTCGGGCTGCGGCAAGTCAACGGTGCTCAACCTGGTAGCCCAGCTGTACCGACCCCAGAGCGGGACAGTGAGCTTCGGGGGCGTGGATGCGAGCGGCTTTGCGCCCGAGAGCGTGCTGCGCAACGTGGCGCTCGTCGACCAGGACGTCTTCCTCTTCGACGACTCGGTGATGGACAACGTGCGCTACGCCCGCCCCTCTGCAAGCGACGAGGACGTGCACGAGGCGTGCCGCCTGGCAAACGCCGACGCGTTCGTGCAAGCGCTGCCGCAAGGCTACGACACGCGGATAGGCGAGAGGGGCGGCAAGCTCTCCGGCGGCGAGCGCCAGCGGCTTTCGATTGCCCGCGCCATCCTGCGCGATGCGCCCATCGTGCTTTTGGACGAGGCCACATCGAACCTCGACATAGAAAACGAGCTCGCCGTGCGCGAGGCCGTCGCAAACTTGCTCGCCCACCGCAAGACCGTGGTGATGGTGGCTCACACGCTGCCCATTGTGCGCACGGCCGACCAGATCGCCGTCATCGACGGCGGACGAGTCGCTGAGCTGGGATGCCACGACGAGCTCATGGTGCTCGGCGGCAAGTACGCCCGCATGTGGGCGGCATCGAGCAACGGGTAGCTAGATGCCGCCCTCGCGTCGGCAAGAAAACGGCGACCCGATCCCGAAGAACGTGCGCAGGCGCAAGACGCCTTCCTCGTCGAGATCGTATTGGCCGGCGACCCCGCCCCCTCTCATCTCGGTCACCCGGTCTCCGATGATCCGCGCAAGTTCGTAGTCGTGCGTCACGACGAGAACGAATATCCCGGTGCCGGCCAGTTCCCTCAGCAACTCCGCCGTCTGCGCCATGTGGGCGTAATCAAGCCCGCTCGTCGGCTCATCGAACGCGATCACCCTCTTTCCGCAGAACACGGCGGCTGCTATGGCGCAGCGCTGCTTCTGCCCGCCCGACAACGTCAGAGGATGGCGGTCCCTCACATCCCGAAGATCCATCCGGTCAAGCACCGACTCCAGAGCGGAAGCATCGGGCCGAGCCGCCCCGAGGACGACCTCGTCCTCGACGCTGTCGCAGAACAGCTGATGGTTGACTTCCTGCATCACCTCGTAGCTGATCGGCAGCCGCTTTCTCGCTTTGGTCGACGCACCGCCAATCGCTATGGTTCCGCGCCTCTCCTTGGCAAGTCCGCATATCACCGAGGCGAGGGTCGACTTTCCCGCCCCGTTGTCTCCCACGATCATCTCGATGTGGCCCGCGCCGAACCGTGCGTCGCCGACGGAAAGGGAGCACTCAGAGCGCCGGGAGTACGAGAACGCGAGATCGCGAAGATGAATCTCGCAGGAACACGGGGGCTCTGTCGGCGCGCTTGTCCTCGGGATGTCGAACGCATCCAGCCTCACAGGTCGTATGCCCGTCTCAAGGCGCTGCTCGCGGGTAAGGCCGGCAAGCTCCTCCATGGCGTAGCTGCCGGCGACCCTCCCGCCGTCAAGGTAGACCGCACGATCGGCGATGCCTTCGAGGTACCAGGTGCGATGCTCGGCAACGAGGATCGTCTTTCCCTTCGCCTTCAGCAGGCTCAGGATGCGCTGCAACTCACGAATCGCAGGAAAGTCGAGGTTCGCCGACGGCTCGTCCAGAAGGAACACATCAGGGTCCGAGGCATAGACGCTCGCGACGGCAAGACGCTGCTTCTCACCGCCCGAGAGCTGGAAGATGCTGCGATTCATGAGGCTTTCTATTCCCAGTTCTTCTGCCGCGTTGCCGACTCTTCGAACAATCTCTGCGCGCTCCAGTCCTTGATTCTCGCAACCGAAGGCCACCTCGCTCGTGGTATTAAGGGTATAGAACTGCGTGCGCGGGTTCTGGAAAACGGTTCCCACGCTGCGGGCGATCTCGTACTGCGGGCACGATGCGGGGTCCATGCCGGCGACTTCCACCTTCCCGCTCGCCTCGCCATCGTAGAACTCGGGAATCATGCCGTTCAGCAGGCGAAGGACGGTGGATTTTCCACAGCCGCTCTTGCCGCACAGAAGAACGCATTCGCCTGCTGCCACATCGAGCGACAGAGACGAGAGGCTCGGGACGCCGGCGCCTCTATACGAGAACGTGACATCGGCTAACGAGACCGCAGACTCCTCCATCGGACTCAAAACCCCTTTCCGGCGAGGGCGAATGCCGTCACGACCAGCACGCCTGCGGCCACGAGCGCAAGGACGATCCGGTCCTGGGCATGAAAGCCTATCTCGGACAGGCTGGTGTGCGGTCCCGGGTCGTCCAGGCCGCGGCACAGGGCCGCAGCCGCAAGCTCGTCGCTTATCGTCGCCACCGAGGCGAAGAGCGGCACATAGAGGCAGACCAACGTACGGACGGGATGAACGATCCAGGCGGACGGCCCCGTCCCGATACCCCTCATCTTCATGGCCGACCGTATCGCACGCCACTCCTCGCCGATCGTCGGAAAGCAGCGGAATATCACCGATGTCGTGACGATGGCGTTCCGCGGCACCCTGCTCTTCCACAGCGCCGCCGAGAATTCGCCGACACCGGTCGTCTCCACGACCCAATACGCGACAAGGACGCACGGCAGGACTTTGCGAACCGCCACCGCTAGAAACTGCGCAAGGGACAGCGCCAAGCTCTGGCCCATCACGGGCCCGATCACGTGCTGCAAGGCCACGAGCAGGGCGAATGCCACGCAGGAGCGAAACGAGACGCCGGCCATGCCGCCGACGGCCACGAGCAGGGCGCATATGAGAAAGACCGCGCATTCGTACGGCAGCGATCGCCCGAGGAACACGGCTATGTCGAGCAGCACGAGCAGGGCCAGCTTCGTTCGCGGGTCGAACCTGAGCCCTTGATGCTCGCGCCGCTTGCCGTAAATCCTGTCAAGAACGCTCACAGGATCCCGGCGCTCTCGAGCCTGCCCGCCAGCAGCTTGCGCGCGATCAGCGACCCTGCCAGCGAGAAGACGACGATGGCAAGCATCATCGCAAGAAACATCCAATCGGGAGTGAGCGCATAGAGAGTATCGCAGAAGTCAGCGCTCATACCACGCTCGAACGTATCCTGGAAGAAGTAGTCGCGCATGAACCAGATGGGCACGAAGCCGCCAAGCAGGTTCCACGAAAAGACGGCATGGCTTGCAGCGTTCCATCTGAAGCTCTTGTACTGCCCCTTGCGGGCGATGAGCACGGCCGCGATGCCGACGGGAACCGAGACGAGGGGTGCGATGGGGATGTGGCCCGAGGCGATGAGAATGAGGCTCGGCAGGATGGCGGCGATGAAGATGGGCGTGCCCGAAGGCGACTTGGAGAGCATCGTATGGTAGACGGGCGCCGCGACCAGCGCGACGAGCTCCGGCATGAGCAGGAACAGGATCGGAACCGGCATGCATGCGACGCCGATGATGACGTAGACCGCCAGGTAGAGGGCAATGAACACGCCGGCCGATATAGCTCCCCTCGATGAGCTGTGCTTCTTCTGAGAATCCATGTCGATTTCCTTTCTCTAGGCTGTCAAATCAAGATGCTGCAGTCGATTGGCCTGTGGAATCCGTCATCGTTGCACCGCGTATACGCGTCACTCGTAAGCTCCTTCCTACCGTCCAGAACGAATTCGTTCCGATTTCCCGTTAAACGCACCGGCGGGAGCGTCCTCTCGGATGCTCCCGCCGTGGAATGATCGGCCTCACTCGCCGCTCGCGACGTCTGCTTTCCGCTCACCTCCGTCAATGAAACAGCTCCTGCGCTATCTCGAAGGCCTCTTCGGGGGAATGCTGCCCGCACTCCGGAGCGAAGCGCCCGTTATACATGACGCCCCAAAGCCCATAGAGCACGAACAGCGCACACGCCTCGGCGCTCTCCTCGTTCACGCCGAGACGGTTCTTTATCTTTTCGGTTCGCACGCCCTCGAGCATGAGCTTGGCGTAAGGGCCTGCCATGCGATCGAGCATCTGGACCATGTCCCAAAGCTTGTACGAGGCATCGGGAACCGATTCCCCCGGCTCAGGGTCGAATGACCTGACATACTCGTCGACATCATCCTCGACAAGGCTGCGCAGCACGGAGATTCTCTCGTCGAACGACCGCTCGTCGTCCTCCATGATCTCGCACTTGCGGCTCATGCGCTCGGAGATGAAATCCTCCATGACGGCGACGTAGATATCCTGCTTCGACTTGAAGTAGTAGTAGAACATGCCCGGCGCGCCCCCGACGGCATCCAAGATGTCGCGGACCGACGCGTTCTCATAGCCCTTCTCCGCGAAGAGATGTGCGGCCGCGTCCACAAGCTCCTTGCGCCGTTCGGCCGGTTTCTTGCTGTTCCTCTTCACGCGTAACCCTTCCGATCCTTCGCTCGATGCGGATAGCTGTACA belongs to Olsenella uli DSM 7084 and includes:
- a CDS encoding energy-coupling factor transporter transmembrane component T produces the protein MRLDPRAKLASIAAMAVAVALAPNMLCDFALMGFAFAFGSMLGQLRVSAAMLVLYALFITLAQFVPYLDDVGLRTMFSSFLLLMRKVFACGLMAYATVKTTHIDEFMSALTRMRVPRAVTIPLAVALRYVPTVREDWGFIKDAMRMRGISPSPLGFIQAPMRTIDCIYVPLLMSASRAADELSMAAVARGIENPVARTCYLHIELRRADLLTFAASLAVVASMLVIRAGA
- a CDS encoding ABC transporter ATP-binding protein produces the protein MISFRHVSFSYGTSPAADNAGVRDVSLSVAPGEVVVLCGRSGCGKSTLLRLANGLVPRFFPGEKTGHVMLDGTDVDDLATWEIAQRTGSLFQNPHTQFFNVETTGEVAFGLESAGWPEGKIRPRVSETFEELGLSTLADRSIFELSGGERQKIAYASIWAQHPANLLLDEPTSNLDLTSIDAMTAFVGHAKERGCAILVAEHRLSWLANIADRYVYLEKGSVGRVMEAAEFASLDAREVERMGLRARSTGEIAPRANPSVNTDSPRAGDALLATRALSVSYGAAPVLRGAALELRAGEIAALVGRNGAGKTTLCRVLCGFERRTRGEILLNGTTAARRERVRVSSMVFQDVNYQLFAESATEEVTFGLPRRKAESVDVARVLSELDLVALGDRHPATLSGGQKQRLAVAACVAAGKRVLVFDEPTSGLDLDGMRRIARLLRRLADQSRALLVVTHDLELVACACDRVLCVEDGALRAPLATAEQFDAVKALMGSVVSR
- a CDS encoding ABC transporter ATP-binding protein, which codes for MEIRRGADPVALVFAWAGRHRRYLVASVVCATLSGLLVAVPYLAVFDVMSAVYGGTATADAIAVDVAILAVGIALRFVLFAFAGTLSHKGAYGTLFDVRCRILERLSKAPLGEMDERSTGKIKTVLSDDVENLELLLAHNLPEALMYGAGPVATFAFLLFANVPLALATLIPAIAALAVLVSLFKVMSSIMGRATKSLEDMNSVMAEYVSGMRTVRALDMGTRSFGRFRKAVDEENAVWCEISRKTGPGFASYVIIIEAGLLIMVPAGAFMLTNGAIDVSTYLLFAFVGSLYLTEIRLLQSFANKLSQVSASAERVQELLDIPVFGGGVPFPDDASIRLDGVSFSYADDAPEVLHDVSLDVAVGERIAIVGASGSGKSTLIQLIGRFYDVTSGSVSIGGIDVRRIDYDDLLAHVSAVFQKTFLASGTILENIRMGSDATLDEVRAAARRAQADDFIQALPQGYDTRMGTLGGRLSGGERQRIAIARAILKDAPILILDEATSAADPENQVLIDRAIDNLCEGKTVLVVAHRLDVVDGCDAVAVMEDGRITCMGPHDAVLETSSYYRSAWAAWTRSRSMSYRIGEKEGRHVR
- a CDS encoding ABC transporter ATP-binding protein — translated: MSDKARDAARNPFAKNRDFYLSCICTIAEGLLGGANFVLIWMVMHQVFAGAVELAALLQITGMLVVVFAARLAIYRFGYVRGQVGGAHVSHDLRIALGDAIKHIPLSHFAKRSSGQYLQALTVNVNDYEQILTHRTGDIVRGAVLATTVCAFTFWLYAPAGIVIACSFLSLVPAVALSWRQVRAFGPRKDEVRASSSSAIMEHVDGMQTLRAYGVAGVHNRSIVESMRAFSHVSYVYERAIIPVGAVWSIFAGLAQPLLVWMCYSAWTAGTLPVESFLLIAMLPLFTLKLGSALFIDLTAYRNLEIARRNIASVLEEPEETGSFDDMPMQGTGIELAHVGFSYGDGPAVLEDFDLTIPEGRLTALVGDSGCGKSTVLNLVAQLYRPQSGTVSFGGVDASGFAPESVLRNVALVDQDVFLFDDSVMDNVRYARPSASDEDVHEACRLANADAFVQALPQGYDTRIGERGGKLSGGERQRLSIARAILRDAPIVLLDEATSNLDIENELAVREAVANLLAHRKTVVMVAHTLPIVRTADQIAVIDGGRVAELGCHDELMVLGGKYARMWAASSNG
- a CDS encoding ABC transporter ATP-binding protein gives rise to the protein MEESAVSLADVTFSYRGAGVPSLSSLSLDVAAGECVLLCGKSGCGKSTVLRLLNGMIPEFYDGEASGKVEVAGMDPASCPQYEIARSVGTVFQNPRTQFYTLNTTSEVAFGCENQGLERAEIVRRVGNAAEELGIESLMNRSIFQLSGGEKQRLAVASVYASDPDVFLLDEPSANLDFPAIRELQRILSLLKAKGKTILVAEHRTWYLEGIADRAVYLDGGRVAGSYAMEELAGLTREQRLETGIRPVRLDAFDIPRTSAPTEPPCSCEIHLRDLAFSYSRRSECSLSVGDARFGAGHIEMIVGDNGAGKSTLASVICGLAKERRGTIAIGGASTKARKRLPISYEVMQEVNHQLFCDSVEDEVVLGAARPDASALESVLDRMDLRDVRDRHPLTLSGGQKQRCAIAAAVFCGKRVIAFDEPTSGLDYAHMAQTAELLRELAGTGIFVLVVTHDYELARIIGDRVTEMRGGGVAGQYDLDEEGVLRLRTFFGIGSPFSCRREGGI
- a CDS encoding energy-coupling factor transporter transmembrane component T, whose translation is MSVLDRIYGKRREHQGLRFDPRTKLALLVLLDIAVFLGRSLPYECAVFLICALLVAVGGMAGVSFRSCVAFALLVALQHVIGPVMGQSLALSLAQFLAVAVRKVLPCVLVAYWVVETTGVGEFSAALWKSRVPRNAIVTTSVIFRCFPTIGEEWRAIRSAMKMRGIGTGPSAWIVHPVRTLVCLYVPLFASVATISDELAAAALCRGLDDPGPHTSLSEIGFHAQDRIVLALVAAGVLVVTAFALAGKGF
- a CDS encoding MptD family putative ECF transporter S component, with the protein product MDSQKKHSSSRGAISAGVFIALYLAVYVIIGVACMPVPILFLLMPELVALVAAPVYHTMLSKSPSGTPIFIAAILPSLILIASGHIPIAPLVSVPVGIAAVLIARKGQYKSFRWNAASHAVFSWNLLGGFVPIWFMRDYFFQDTFERGMSADFCDTLYALTPDWMFLAMMLAIVVFSLAGSLIARKLLAGRLESAGIL
- a CDS encoding TetR/AcrR family transcriptional regulator translates to MKRNSKKPAERRKELVDAAAHLFAEKGYENASVRDILDAVGGAPGMFYYYFKSKQDIYVAVMEDFISERMSRKCEIMEDDERSFDERISVLRSLVEDDVDEYVRSFDPEPGESVPDASYKLWDMVQMLDRMAGPYAKLMLEGVRTEKIKNRLGVNEESAEACALFVLYGLWGVMYNGRFAPECGQHSPEEAFEIAQELFH